A part of Paenibacillus donghaensis genomic DNA contains:
- a CDS encoding DHH family phosphoesterase, translating into MQSYEQSLQQTRDFLLEHDDYLVVSHVQPDGDAVSSTLAVGWLLSCLGKKYCMLNEGPIPKRMEYLWHADQILNMTLAGPDREFKHVICVDCADFQRVGLTHRYFAADALIANIDHHPTNNGYGAVNLIKPDAAATAEILFDLLQLFALEWNTDIATAIYTGLLTDTGGFRYTNTSPKVMAAVSELLKLGVNGPELAETLLEEMTLAQVKVLNRALSTLQLSPEGDVAWVHVTPEDMIACGASNEDLEGIVNYPRNIQGVEVGILFKVIHPGAVKVSLRSAGKVDVAALAQTFGGGGHTRAAGAKIEAALEEVIPQVLEEVRRYL; encoded by the coding sequence ATGCAGAGCTATGAACAAAGTCTCCAGCAGACCCGTGACTTTCTGCTGGAACACGACGATTATCTTGTAGTGTCGCATGTTCAGCCGGACGGAGATGCAGTCAGCTCCACCCTTGCGGTGGGCTGGCTTCTCTCATGTCTGGGCAAAAAATATTGTATGCTGAATGAAGGACCGATTCCGAAACGGATGGAGTATCTGTGGCATGCCGATCAGATTCTGAATATGACGTTGGCCGGACCGGACCGTGAATTCAAGCATGTCATTTGTGTGGATTGTGCCGATTTTCAGCGTGTAGGATTGACGCACCGCTATTTTGCTGCCGATGCGCTGATCGCCAATATTGACCATCATCCGACCAATAACGGTTATGGCGCGGTTAATCTGATCAAGCCGGATGCCGCTGCAACCGCAGAGATATTATTTGATCTGCTCCAGCTGTTTGCTCTGGAGTGGAACACCGATATTGCCACAGCAATTTATACCGGACTGCTTACCGATACCGGCGGGTTTCGTTATACGAATACCTCCCCTAAAGTAATGGCAGCTGTGTCCGAGCTGCTGAAGCTTGGCGTAAACGGGCCGGAGCTAGCTGAAACCTTGCTGGAAGAGATGACGCTGGCACAGGTCAAGGTGCTGAACCGGGCACTGAGTACCCTGCAGCTCTCTCCTGAAGGGGATGTCGCCTGGGTCCATGTTACTCCTGAGGATATGATTGCCTGCGGAGCTTCCAATGAAGACCTTGAAGGCATTGTGAATTATCCCCGTAATATTCAAGGGGTTGAGGTAGGCATTCTGTTCAAGGTAATCCATCCGGGCGCAGTGAAGGTCAGCCTGCGTTCGGCTGGCAAGGTGGATGTTGCTGCCTTGGCCCAGACCTTCGGGGGCGGCGGACATACACGCGCTGCCGGAGCCAAGATTGAAGCTGCTCTGGAAGAAGTGATTCCGCAGGTGCTGGAGGAGGTCAGACGTTATTTATGA
- the rbfA gene encoding 30S ribosome-binding factor RbfA codes for MSKIRAGRVGEQIKKELSLLIQSELKDPRIGFVTITGVDVTNDLSQAKVYLSVLGDEEQKSGSLKAIEKANGFLRSELGKAIRLRHTPELIFKLDESVAYGSHIEKLLGDLGKSEKR; via the coding sequence ATGTCCAAAATTAGAGCGGGACGCGTAGGCGAGCAGATCAAGAAAGAGCTGAGCCTGCTGATCCAAAGCGAACTGAAGGACCCCCGGATCGGGTTTGTTACCATAACCGGCGTAGACGTGACCAACGATCTTTCGCAGGCCAAGGTATACCTGAGTGTCTTGGGGGATGAAGAGCAGAAGAGCGGATCGCTTAAAGCGATAGAGAAAGCCAACGGCTTCCTTCGCTCGGAGTTGGGCAAGGCCATCCGCCTTCGCCATACCCCGGAACTGATCTTCAAGCTTGATGAATCGGTCGCGTACGGCAGCCATATTGAGAAGCTGCTCGGCGACCTGGGCAAGAGCGAAAAGAGATAA
- the infB gene encoding translation initiation factor IF-2 translates to MSSKEIITILKRLDVPVNNHMSVMENGSVNKVEQFFKDVKSNAAAKRDTGTSSRPAAAGAVTAEPASAQNANKNQPEKQVGMNSNQNNNQSTTSPRPQSGQDSRSAQSGTTQNSRPQQSGAPRTSSTSSPRPQGSSTGGNRPQGSSTGGNRPQGSSTGGTRPQGSSTGGTRPQGSSTGGTRPQGSSTTGARPQGSSTGGTRPQGSSTAGARPQGSSTGGTRPQGSGTAGARPQGSSPGSRPQGQGGAPRTGQGGTGGDFSRGGDKGGPKKNTTGGGGRPGTGQRRFDDGKGGNYRGRGGKNGRGKNQQMERREKIDNTPKKIIVRGSMTVGETAKLLHKDASEVIKKLISMGVMATINQELDIDTILLLAGEFGVEVEVKIPVDEDSFETVEENDTDEELQSRPPVVTIMGHVDHGKTTLLDAIRSTNVSGGEAGGITQHIGAYQVEINHKKITFLDTPGHEAFTAMRARGAQVTDMTIIVVAADDGVMPQTVEAINHAKAAGLPIIVAVNKIDKEGADPDKVKQELTGYELVPEEWGGDTIFVNLSAKQRINLEELLEMILLVAEVNEYKANPDKRARGTVIEAELDKSRGPVARILVQHGTLKVGDAFVAGNCFGRVRAMVNDKGRRLKEAGPSTPVEITGLTEVPQAGDPFMAFEDERKARAIADRRSTTQRVSELNTNTRVTLDDLFKHIKDGEIKDLNVIIKGDVQGSIEALKGSLAKIEVEGVRVKILHSGAGAITESDIALAAASNAIVIGFNVRPDAQTKAAADQEKVDVRLHNVIYNVIEEIESAMKGMLDPIFKESIIGHAEVRNVFTISKVGTIAGCMVTSGKITRNAEMRLIRGGIVVFEGKIDTLKRFKDDAKEVAQGYECGITLERYNDVKEGDIIEAFIMETVER, encoded by the coding sequence ATGAGCAGTAAAGAGATCATTACAATTCTGAAGCGTCTGGATGTGCCTGTGAACAATCATATGAGTGTCATGGAGAATGGTTCCGTGAACAAAGTAGAGCAGTTCTTCAAGGATGTCAAATCAAACGCTGCAGCGAAGCGGGATACGGGCACCAGCAGCCGTCCGGCAGCAGCCGGCGCGGTAACCGCCGAACCCGCAAGCGCTCAGAATGCCAACAAAAATCAACCGGAAAAGCAGGTAGGTATGAACAGTAACCAAAACAACAACCAATCGACGACGTCCCCAAGGCCCCAAAGCGGACAAGATTCCCGCTCAGCACAATCAGGTACTACGCAAAATTCGCGTCCGCAGCAAAGCGGAGCGCCAAGAACAAGCTCGACATCTTCACCACGCCCACAAGGCAGCAGCACCGGTGGCAACCGTCCACAAGGCAGCAGTACTGGCGGCAACCGTCCGCAAGGCAGCAGCACCGGCGGCACTCGTCCGCAAGGCAGCAGCACTGGCGGCACACGTCCACAAGGCAGCAGCACCGGCGGCACTCGTCCACAGGGCAGCAGCACTACAGGCGCACGTCCACAGGGCAGCAGCACTGGCGGTACTCGTCCACAGGGCAGCAGCACAGCAGGCGCACGTCCACAGGGCAGCAGCACTGGCGGTACTCGTCCACAGGGCAGCGGCACAGCAGGCGCACGTCCGCAGGGCAGCAGTCCCGGCAGCCGTCCGCAAGGACAAGGCGGAGCACCACGTACAGGTCAAGGCGGCACTGGCGGAGATTTCTCCCGTGGCGGCGACAAGGGTGGACCGAAGAAGAACACTACTGGCGGCGGGGGCAGACCCGGCACGGGCCAACGACGTTTTGACGATGGCAAAGGCGGTAATTACCGTGGACGCGGCGGCAAAAACGGCCGTGGCAAAAACCAGCAGATGGAACGCCGCGAGAAGATTGACAACACACCGAAGAAGATTATCGTGCGCGGCAGCATGACCGTTGGTGAAACGGCAAAACTGCTGCACAAGGATGCTTCGGAAGTGATCAAGAAGTTGATCTCCATGGGCGTAATGGCCACGATCAACCAGGAACTGGATATCGACACCATCCTGCTGCTTGCCGGCGAGTTCGGCGTAGAAGTAGAAGTGAAGATTCCGGTCGACGAAGACAGCTTCGAAACCGTGGAAGAAAATGATACGGATGAAGAGCTTCAGAGTCGTCCTCCGGTTGTTACCATCATGGGTCACGTCGATCATGGTAAAACAACATTGCTTGATGCCATTCGCTCCACCAATGTAAGCGGCGGCGAAGCCGGCGGAATTACGCAGCACATCGGTGCTTACCAGGTAGAGATCAACCATAAGAAAATCACTTTCCTGGATACCCCGGGTCACGAAGCGTTTACCGCTATGCGTGCTCGCGGAGCACAGGTTACGGATATGACCATTATTGTCGTAGCTGCCGATGACGGTGTAATGCCACAGACAGTGGAAGCGATCAACCATGCCAAAGCTGCTGGACTGCCAATTATCGTAGCTGTCAACAAGATTGACAAGGAAGGCGCTGATCCTGATAAGGTGAAGCAGGAGCTTACTGGTTACGAACTGGTTCCCGAAGAGTGGGGTGGCGACACCATTTTCGTTAATCTGTCCGCCAAACAGCGCATAAACCTCGAAGAATTGCTGGAGATGATTCTGCTGGTTGCCGAAGTGAACGAATATAAAGCGAACCCGGACAAACGGGCACGCGGAACGGTTATTGAAGCCGAGCTTGATAAGAGCCGCGGCCCGGTTGCCCGGATTCTCGTACAGCACGGTACACTGAAAGTGGGCGATGCCTTTGTAGCGGGTAACTGCTTCGGACGTGTCCGCGCCATGGTGAACGACAAGGGACGCCGTCTCAAGGAAGCGGGACCTTCAACACCAGTTGAAATTACCGGCCTGACTGAGGTGCCGCAGGCAGGCGATCCGTTTATGGCTTTTGAAGACGAGCGTAAAGCCCGTGCCATTGCCGATAGACGTTCGACCACCCAGCGTGTATCCGAGCTGAACACGAACACCCGTGTAACACTGGATGATCTGTTCAAGCATATCAAGGATGGCGAGATTAAAGACCTGAATGTAATCATCAAAGGTGACGTTCAAGGTTCTATCGAGGCGCTGAAAGGTTCCTTGGCCAAAATTGAAGTCGAAGGCGTACGCGTGAAGATTCTTCACAGCGGTGCCGGTGCCATTACGGAGTCCGATATTGCCTTGGCAGCAGCGTCTAACGCGATTGTTATCGGCTTTAACGTTCGTCCGGATGCACAGACCAAAGCAGCGGCTGATCAGGAGAAGGTTGATGTTCGCCTGCACAACGTTATTTACAACGTAATTGAAGAAATCGAAAGTGCGATGAAGGGCATGCTTGATCCGATCTTCAAAGAAAGCATTATCGGCCATGCTGAAGTGCGCAACGTCTTCACAATCAGCAAGGTGGGTACTATTGCAGGATGTATGGTTACTTCCGGCAAAATCACCCGCAATGCTGAAATGCGCTTGATCCGTGGCGGTATCGTTGTATTTGAAGGCAAGATTGATACCCTGAAACGTTTCAAGGATGATGCCAAGGAAGTCGCACAGGGGTATGAGTGCGGGATTACTTTGGAACGCTATAACGATGTCAAAGAAGGCGACATTATCGAAGCGTTCATCATGGAAACGGTAGAGCGCTAA
- the rnpM gene encoding RNase P modulator RnpM has protein sequence MKQRKVPLRKCVASQEMMPKKELIRVVRTPEGEVLIDLTGKKSGRGAYICGKLEYFKLAQKTKAFDRALKCQVSPEIYAQLARDFVSVEEQFLAAKDSEDNE, from the coding sequence ATGAAGCAACGTAAGGTGCCGCTGCGCAAATGCGTCGCCAGTCAGGAGATGATGCCCAAGAAGGAGCTGATCCGTGTGGTCAGAACCCCCGAGGGTGAAGTGCTTATCGACCTGACAGGCAAGAAGTCCGGGCGCGGCGCATATATCTGCGGCAAGCTGGAGTATTTCAAGCTGGCACAAAAGACCAAAGCATTTGACAGAGCACTTAAATGTCAGGTGAGTCCTGAAATCTATGCCCAGCTGGCCCGGGACTTTGTTTCCGTGGAGGAACAGTTTTTGGCAGCGAAGGATAGTGAGGACAATGAGTAA
- the nusA gene encoding transcription termination factor NusA yields MSMEFIDAMNELEREKGISKDVLFEAIEAALISSYKRNFNAAQNVRVDMNRNTGVIKVYARKLIVEEVLDIRTEISLPSAREINPHFQLEDIAELEVTPRDFGRIAAQTAKQVVTQRIREAERGLIYNAFIDKEDDIVTGLVQRQDMRNIYIDLGKIEAVLPLSELMPGEKFKQSERIKAYITKVENTTKGPQIMLSRSHPGLLKRLFELEVPEIFDGVVEIRSVAREAGFRSKIAVYSRNPEVDPVGSCVGPRGTRVQTIVTELRGEKIDIVRYSELVQEYVANALSPSKVLEVQVFEAEKMARVIVPDYQLSLAIGIKGQNARLAAKLTGWKIDIKSETQAEQEYGRPRTSIDEMHQDSVSID; encoded by the coding sequence ATGAGTATGGAGTTTATTGATGCTATGAATGAACTGGAAAGGGAGAAAGGCATCAGCAAGGATGTGCTGTTTGAAGCCATTGAAGCTGCGCTGATCTCCAGCTATAAACGCAATTTCAATGCTGCACAGAACGTGCGGGTAGACATGAACCGCAACACCGGTGTTATCAAGGTTTATGCCCGCAAGCTCATCGTGGAAGAGGTTCTTGATATCCGGACCGAGATCTCGCTTCCTTCCGCCAGGGAGATCAACCCGCATTTTCAGCTGGAGGATATCGCCGAGCTTGAAGTGACGCCGCGTGATTTCGGGCGTATTGCCGCCCAGACGGCGAAGCAGGTCGTTACCCAGCGCATTCGCGAGGCTGAGCGCGGACTTATCTATAACGCGTTTATCGACAAGGAAGATGATATCGTTACAGGGCTTGTACAGCGTCAGGATATGCGGAACATTTACATCGACCTTGGCAAAATCGAAGCGGTTCTGCCGCTGAGCGAGCTGATGCCGGGTGAGAAGTTCAAGCAGAGCGAGCGCATCAAGGCTTATATCACCAAGGTGGAGAATACGACCAAAGGGCCGCAGATCATGTTGTCCCGCAGTCATCCCGGTCTGCTGAAGCGTCTGTTCGAGCTTGAGGTTCCCGAGATCTTCGACGGGGTCGTTGAGATCCGCTCCGTAGCCCGCGAAGCCGGCTTCCGCTCCAAGATTGCTGTGTACTCACGCAATCCTGAAGTAGACCCGGTCGGCTCGTGTGTGGGTCCGAGAGGCACGCGTGTTCAGACCATTGTTACCGAGCTGCGCGGCGAGAAGATTGACATTGTCCGTTATTCCGAGCTTGTGCAGGAATATGTGGCCAATGCACTCAGCCCGTCGAAGGTGCTTGAGGTTCAGGTGTTTGAAGCCGAGAAGATGGCCCGGGTCATTGTTCCTGATTACCAGCTGTCGCTGGCCATTGGGATCAAGGGACAGAATGCGCGCCTCGCCGCCAAACTTACCGGCTGGAAGATCGACATCAAGAGCGAAACCCAGGCGGAGCAGGAATACGGCAGACCGCGCACTTCCATTGATGAAATGCATCAGGATTCCGTCTCTATTGACTAA
- the rimP gene encoding ribosome maturation factor RimP, producing MSTPKSKIKETVEQMLGPYLGDHGFELVDVEYVKEGSNWFLRIFVDKEGGIDIDDCGSISEYFSQLLDDNDPIPEAYFLEVSSPGAERPLKKAADVAKAVGKDVYVTVYEPIQGMKEFEGRLLSFENEELLISAGKKQHVVPYARVASARLAIIF from the coding sequence TTGAGCACACCCAAATCCAAAATTAAAGAAACAGTAGAGCAGATGCTGGGGCCCTATCTGGGCGACCATGGTTTCGAACTGGTGGACGTCGAATACGTAAAGGAAGGCTCCAATTGGTTTCTGCGCATATTCGTAGATAAGGAAGGCGGCATCGATATTGATGACTGCGGAAGCATCAGCGAATATTTCAGTCAATTGCTGGACGACAACGATCCTATACCCGAGGCCTATTTCCTTGAGGTCTCCTCGCCGGGAGCGGAACGTCCGCTGAAGAAAGCTGCAGATGTGGCGAAGGCGGTAGGCAAGGATGTATACGTGACTGTTTATGAGCCGATCCAGGGAATGAAGGAATTCGAAGGCCGTTTGCTCTCGTTCGAGAATGAGGAGCTGCTCATCTCCGCGGGCAAGAAACAACATGTGGTACCGTATGCCAGAGTCGCCAGTGCGAGATTGGCCATTATTTTTTAA